TGAAATTATCGCCGTTTCTGTTGTGTTTTCTTCCATAACCGGTTTTATTCTTTTTTCCTCGTTGCCCTTTTATTACTTCCTTTCCTTGTTTTAATTCCCGCCGCAGTTTGAAGTATGTCGAATGAACTCATCATGAATATTACCCCCGGCGAGACGCGGATTGCGCGTCTCGAAGAGGGGCAGTTGGCCGAACTCTATGTCGAGCGGGCCGGCGAACAGCAGATTGCCGGGAACATCTACAAGGGGCGCATCACCCGCGTCCTTCCCGGCATGCAGGCGGCCTTTGTGGATATCGGCCTGGAAAAGGCGGCGTTTTTGTACGTCAGCGACGTAGTCCCAGACCTCTTCGAGGAAGAGGATGACGAGGAGGAGGAAAACGGCGGCGCCAGTGGAGAATCGGCCGCCCCGGAGGAACGGAGACCTCCCCAGCGCGGCCGTCGGCGTTATAGAGGGCCACTCCCCAGAATTGAAGAGCTGGTCCGCGAGGGGCAGTCGATTGTGGTGCAGGTGGCCAAGGATCCCATCCGCACCAAGGGGGCGCGGGTGACCTGCCACATTTCGCTTCCCGGGCGCTATGTGGTTTCGATGCCCACCGTCGATCATGTGGGGGTGTCGCGCCGTCTCGGTTCCCATCAGGAGCGGATGAGGCTCAAACAGATTATCTCGGCCAACCGGCCTCAACGGGGAGGGTTCATCGCCAGAACCATCAGCGCGGGGGCGGCTGAAGAGGCGCTGGCCTCCGACATGAAGCGGCTGAAGGATATCTGGGAGGAAATTTCGGCCAAACAGGAAAAGGCCCAGCCGCCGGCGCTTATTTACAACGATTTGTCGCTGGTGCTTCGTTCGGTGCGCGACCTGATGAGCCCCGATATCGACCGGCTGGCGATCGACTCGGAAGAGGAATACCAGGAGGTGCTCAAATTCATGGAACAGTTTATGCCCGATCTGGCCAACCGGGTGGAGCTCTACAACAGCGAGGCCCCTCTTTTTGATGTTTATGGGGTCGAGACCGAAATCAACCGGGCGCTCGGCAAAAAGGTCTGGCTCAAGTCGGGGGGCTACCTCATCATCGACCGGAGCGAGGCGCTGACGGCCATCGATATCAACACCGGCCGGTTTGTGGGGCGCCACGATTTTGAGGAAACCATTCTTCAGACCAACCTCGAAGCGGCCCACGAGATTGCCTATCAGCTTCGCCTGCGAAACATCGGCGGCATCATCATCATCGACTTTATCGACATGGAGCGGTTTCCCAACCGGCAGAAGGTTTACTACACCCTCAAGGACGCGCTTCGCAAAGACAAGGTTCGCACCACCATTTCCAAAATTTCCGAGCTGGGGCTGGTGGAAATGACGCGCAAGAGGACCCGCGATTCGCTGACGGAGATGCTCTCGGAGACCTGCATTTATTGCCACGGCAAGGGGCACATCAAGACGCCGCAAACGGTGGCCTTTGAAATCTTCCGCGATCTTAAACGGACCTTTCATCACATCAATGGCCGGTCGATTGTTGTCCGCGTGAACCCCCGCGTGGCGCAGGTTCTCTTCCACGAGGCGAGAGAGCGGCTGGACGGAATGGAAAAGCGCTTCCAAAAGCGGATTCTGGTGGAGACGGAAGAGACCTATCATCTGGAGAAATTTGAAATTACGACGAGGGGGTAGGTTCTTGACAAAAATCAGGCGCTTATAATTTACCGGTTCAAATAAAATCCGAGCAATGGGTCGGAAATACGATATCCTTTTTTCCACTCTTCCTCGATCATTCCCCGATTAAGCAGTTTTTTGATAATTTTTCCGACGGTGGACTTGGGCAGACCGGTTTTTTTCAGGAAACTATCGGCATGGGGGGATAATACATATTTTTCGTTGGCCAGCGCTTTAAGCGCTTTCTTGTCATTTTCAGTGCACCCCTGCAGGAAATAGGGGAATGTCTGCTTTGTTTCAACAAGCTGGTCGAGCTTTTCCTTGACGCCGGAAACGGTTAATTTTGTCTTCTCCGGGGTATTTTCGACGATCCATGCCCCCAGTTCGCAAATGGAATTTGGAACATCGCAAAGTTGTCCGGTCAGCCACTTTATTTCTTCAAGAGCGATATCTATTCTTTTGACATTCATTCTTTCGCGAAAATAGGGGAGCCACTCCGCGGGGTTTATGGGTCCCAGATGCATTTCATCCCCGTACTGATAGAGAGGAGAATTGGCGCTCAAAAACATTTCGTTAAGAAGATGCCTTTTCGAGCCCAGGATAAAAACGCTCGCTTTTTCCAGTTCCTGCAAATGGGCGCGGAAAAGAGCCTCGGCCTCGGGTACCAGTGCAATATCCTGAAATTCGTCAAGGACCAGCATCAAACGATAATTCTCCGCCAGTTTTCCGACGGCATCGAGAAGAGTCAGAAGGTTCTTTTCCGGATCGGCCTTTTCGAAGGATAAGGACGCCGAGGGAGTTCCCGTAACCGGGTCGGATTCCACGCTTATTTTAACGCCCCGCAGATGGGAAACGATTTCCCTGAAAAATGTTTTGACAGGCATCTGCCGCGACAAGGCATGGCTCAAGCCGTATTGAATTCTCCGGATGATCGATTCCATTCCCCCCGCATCCATAAAATCGAACCCGAGAAGCAGATGTTTTCTGCTTAAACGCGCAAATTGTTTTCCGACGATATTTTTGACGAGGGAAGTTTTTCCATACCGGCGCGGCGCAAAAAGGACGGTCCGTCTTCCCTGCCTGGCCCGTGACAAAAGCTCGCGGATTTCATTTTGGCGGTCGCAGAGGTCTTCTTCTCCGATCAGCACATCGTATTTAAAGCCCTTTTGCACCCTCACGAAGACCACGATAGCGCAGAAGAGATTATTTGTCCACTAAAAGTGGACCACTAAAAGTGGCCCTTCATTGGTGGACTCGCGAGTGTTCGGCAACTATCGTTTTCCATTGCGGCGGTTTACCTCGAAAGTTTTTGACAACACTTCGCGATCTCCATCTTTGAGGACCAGTTTCCAGCTCCCCTCCTCCAGCGGAAGAGAAAAAGACCGATACCGGGTCTGAAAGGTGCCCCAATTCGAAATGATTTTGTGGTCTTTAACCAGCTGTTTCCCCGACGGGGAGATCCAGACAAGAGTAAAAATCTTATCGGCACCGCCCTTGACCAGTTTGATTTTTGCGTTCGGCCGTTGGTAGGGGTTGAGTTGATACGATTCATGAAACCGGTCCGAGGCATCACGATATCCGATGGCAAGGACCTTGGGGCCGGGAACCGTTACATCGACCTCCCCAAAATCGTTTCCCCCTGTTGGGGTATATCCTTTCAATTGACCGGTAAATTTCTTGTCTGTCGCAATATACCAACTTCCGATCATTTTATCGTAAAGGGGGACAATACCGGGATGCCGTTCAATCAGGTTATTCTGTTCGTCGGGGTCCGTCCGTAAATCGAAGAGCTCCGCTGTTTTTTTGCCCGTTTTGTTGACAATAAATTTCCACTCCCCGTCACGGAGCCCCCAAGCCTCCGGCAGGGTATTTTTATGGAAAAAAACAATTTGAGGGGGAAATGTTTCGGCAAATAAATCGCGCCCCGAAAAAGAGGCGGGCCCATCAGCTACGACCAGGGCGGAAAGGGTGGCCGCCATATCCCCCACGGAACCCACGCGATGCGAAACATATTTTTGCCGAATGTTTTTCGCATCAAAAGCAATAAGAAACGTTTTAACATTTTCCTCGTAGAGTCTTAGTTTATGAAACAGATTACCCCTGTGCCACTCCTCAAACGACTCGCCATGGTCGCCAGTAATGAACAGGAGGGTATTCTCCAGCAGGCCTTTTTTTTGCAGGGCATCGACAAGAAGACCGATGGCGTAATCGCTGTAGAATACCGAGTTGAGATAGCGTGATTTCCTGTTGTTCCCCGCCAATGGGGCTTTAAAGTCCGAAGGTGCCGCGTACGGATGATGGGCGCAACTGGTCAGTAGCTGAAGGAAAAACGGCGATTCGGTCCCCGTCACCCTGTCAATCCAGGCAAGCGCCTTATTGACGGCATATTCTTCCCGTAGCCCCCACGAATTCAACTGTTCCTTATATTTAACCCGCGCCGTTTCGCTTGCCGGATCATAAAAATAGTCGTACTCCAGCAGTTTGAAAAAAGATCCCATATTTTCAGGATCCAAAAAGCCCGAAGAGACAAGGCCGGTCTGATAGTTTTGCTTTTTAAAATAGCTTTTAAGCGTTTCCCCAAAATAGGGAAAGTCGAGTTCTTCGTAAACACTGCCCCAGGTAATTGCCTCTCCTCCCGTATTCATGGCCAGATGGGTGCGGACAGTTGCCGGATAAATGGAATAGAGCGAATCGAAAATAACCATGTGGTCGCCCATTCCGTTCAAGTTGGGGGTTATGGAGGCATTAAAAGTTCCATCGCCGGTAAAAAGCTGTTTCGAGCCGACCGATTCCAGGACAATGAAAATGATGTTGGGTTTGCGATGGGTTTCAAGGATTTGTTTTTCAAGGGCGCTTAAAACCATCGGATCACCGGGGGATTCGAATACAGTGCCCATTTGAGGGAGCCCATAATCGGTCAGTATCTGTTGTGGGAATGTTGGCGCCGATTGCCCTTTGATCAGGCTATGGATGAGGCTGAAGAGAGGGTAATGTTCCAGATTGTAGTTCTGAAATTTAAGCCACGCGGCATAATTAAGCGAGAGATAGGCGAGCATGGCGACGATAAAGATGGTGCGGTGGGGATGGGGGGAGTTACCGTTTGCCGGTTGCGCTGTTTGAAACAGGCGCCGGTATAGCCACCGCAGAGCGATCAGGATAATCGCGATATTTACATAGGAGAGGGGTGTTATTTCCTTGAGGAAGGAATCGACAAAAAAAGACAATCCGCTGATTTTTCCCTCCTCCAATCCGGGCTGAAGATGATCCAGAAACAGGGAGTAGCCCACCTGGTCGAAAATCAGATAAAGATTGAGAACCATCCATAAGCCGAGCAACGCCGCTCTGACAAGTGTTCCGCGGATCTTCAGGATAAGCATGCATGCAGATGCAAGAACCGCAAAGACGGCGATATTTTCAAACTGAAAAAAAGGGAGGGTAACCAGAAACAACAGGGCCTCCCGCCAGGCGTTTTTCAGGTCGGCGACATAAAAGAAATAATTTTCGAGCTGAATGAGACAGGAAAAAAGAAAGTGGCTCCCGGCAAAAATAACGCCGGTAGAAACGGCGGTTGATTGATATTGCTTGATCGGCATGAGTGAATTATATGTTTTTTATTCATGCCTCGCACCCTCATTTTAACTGCCGCGTTCTTCTGCCTGTTTATGGCGGCCTGCGGCAACAAGCCGCTCCCTTCCGATCTTTCGCTGAATGATACGGAACGGCGGATCATTTTGAACTATGGAAGACTCCTGCTCGACAAGAACGACGACAGGGCCGCGGGGCTGGTCTTTCCGGAAAGGATCAAGTCCCTGAAGCCGCCGTTGATCATCACCCTTTTTTCCGACGACGGCGAGATGATTGCAACGCATCGGGTCGATTCCCCCGACCTGTCGATTCCGGAAAAATTAAAGAGCGGCATCGGGTACCTGCGCGAGAATCACCCGATCGAACCCGGAACGGGATATCTCCATTTGATGGTTGTGAGCTACACGGCGCGTTTCGCCAATTTTGGCATCAAGGGATTGTTTGACTACAAAATATTCGAGCCGATGGTAACCGGCCTGGCCTACGAGTTGAACGGCAAGCGCGTGGAAATAAACCCCCTGCAACAGTTGACCCTTAACAAAGGGGCCAAAAGTTCAAGGGCCTATCTGGCCGGACAACTTGGAATCCTCCCGGAGGAGATGCCCGCTTACAATGATCTGGTTATCGAAATTTACAAGGTCATTCACTTTGGCGAGGCCTGGCCCGACAGAAAATTCACCAATTACTTCAGAGGACACAGGGTTTTTACCATGGATGAAGTCAGTTATGAAACCCTCATGAATCGTCTCAAACTGATCGGCCAATGGTATTCCAATAATGTGATTGACGGCGAGATCACCTACATTTACTCCCCCGCCACTGGGAAATACAAAAATAGCGAAAGAACCATGGTGCGTTCGACCATTGCAACCTGGATTGTAAACAAACTTGCCTATTTTCTGAATGATGAAAAATTAAAAAAATTGGGCGAGGAAAGCCTTCATTTTTACCTCGAGCGCTATTTTAACATGAGCGAATCCGTTAAAAAGGGGGTTCTGATCCCTTCCACAAAACCGACGGAAATCGGCGAGATTGCCGAAAATCGTTACACGACGGCCGGTTTTCTCGTGGCGGCCATTATCGAGAGGGGCGAACT
Above is a genomic segment from Deltaproteobacteria bacterium containing:
- a CDS encoding Rne/Rng family ribonuclease, whose protein sequence is MSNELIMNITPGETRIARLEEGQLAELYVERAGEQQIAGNIYKGRITRVLPGMQAAFVDIGLEKAAFLYVSDVVPDLFEEEDDEEEENGGASGESAAPEERRPPQRGRRRYRGPLPRIEELVREGQSIVVQVAKDPIRTKGARVTCHISLPGRYVVSMPTVDHVGVSRRLGSHQERMRLKQIISANRPQRGGFIARTISAGAAEEALASDMKRLKDIWEEISAKQEKAQPPALIYNDLSLVLRSVRDLMSPDIDRLAIDSEEEYQEVLKFMEQFMPDLANRVELYNSEAPLFDVYGVETEINRALGKKVWLKSGGYLIIDRSEALTAIDINTGRFVGRHDFEETILQTNLEAAHEIAYQLRLRNIGGIIIIDFIDMERFPNRQKVYYTLKDALRKDKVRTTISKISELGLVEMTRKRTRDSLTEMLSETCIYCHGKGHIKTPQTVAFEIFRDLKRTFHHINGRSIVVRVNPRVAQVLFHEARERLDGMEKRFQKRILVETEETYHLEKFEITTRG
- a CDS encoding sulfatase-like hydrolase/transferase, which translates into the protein MPIKQYQSTAVSTGVIFAGSHFLFSCLIQLENYFFYVADLKNAWREALLFLVTLPFFQFENIAVFAVLASACMLILKIRGTLVRAALLGLWMVLNLYLIFDQVGYSLFLDHLQPGLEEGKISGLSFFVDSFLKEITPLSYVNIAIILIALRWLYRRLFQTAQPANGNSPHPHRTIFIVAMLAYLSLNYAAWLKFQNYNLEHYPLFSLIHSLIKGQSAPTFPQQILTDYGLPQMGTVFESPGDPMVLSALEKQILETHRKPNIIFIVLESVGSKQLFTGDGTFNASITPNLNGMGDHMVIFDSLYSIYPATVRTHLAMNTGGEAITWGSVYEELDFPYFGETLKSYFKKQNYQTGLVSSGFLDPENMGSFFKLLEYDYFYDPASETARVKYKEQLNSWGLREEYAVNKALAWIDRVTGTESPFFLQLLTSCAHHPYAAPSDFKAPLAGNNRKSRYLNSVFYSDYAIGLLVDALQKKGLLENTLLFITGDHGESFEEWHRGNLFHKLRLYEENVKTFLIAFDAKNIRQKYVSHRVGSVGDMAATLSALVVADGPASFSGRDLFAETFPPQIVFFHKNTLPEAWGLRDGEWKFIVNKTGKKTAELFDLRTDPDEQNNLIERHPGIVPLYDKMIGSWYIATDKKFTGQLKGYTPTGGNDFGEVDVTVPGPKVLAIGYRDASDRFHESYQLNPYQRPNAKIKLVKGGADKIFTLVWISPSGKQLVKDHKIISNWGTFQTRYRSFSLPLEEGSWKLVLKDGDREVLSKTFEVNRRNGKR